The following are encoded together in the Bradymonas sediminis genome:
- a CDS encoding Glu/Leu/Phe/Val family dehydrogenase, whose product MPSDTNNRDEKAVQFAQKMESSLDATLSGATDAGDAGFYRTHRAQMQKAMEHLDVAPHVRAILAEPRNELIVNFPVRMDNGEYKLFTGYRIQHNNMLGPYKGGLRFHPEVTLEEVKALASVMTVKCALVQVPFGGAKGGISMSPGDYSRDELERISRRFVHDLGNNIGPEYDIPAPDVGTNSQIMVWMMDTYLNTHSRKDKNAHKGVVTGKTLSSGGSRGRSKATGQGAVYCIQEWASEHNVRLEGCRYIVQGFGNVGSKTAILLEKLGAKLVGVQDHTGSIAFADGISASGLAEYVAEHRGVAGFAGAQPIDNDAFWDLDCEICIPAALEAQINSAVARRLRCKLVVEGANGPTTLGGEAVLQERGVEVIPDLMANAGGVVVSYFEWLQNKRTESWPLEKVDARLGQMMRQAYKEMRTFAIERGVDNRTAALAVAIQRINQVYLERGIFP is encoded by the coding sequence ATGCCAAGCGACACGAACAATCGCGATGAAAAAGCGGTCCAGTTCGCCCAGAAGATGGAAAGTTCATTGGACGCAACGCTCTCTGGCGCCACCGATGCAGGGGATGCCGGCTTCTATCGCACCCATCGCGCCCAGATGCAGAAGGCGATGGAACATCTGGACGTGGCCCCTCATGTGCGGGCGATATTGGCGGAGCCAAGAAATGAGCTGATCGTGAATTTCCCGGTCCGCATGGATAATGGGGAATATAAATTATTCACCGGCTACCGCATTCAGCACAATAATATGCTGGGGCCCTATAAAGGCGGGCTGCGTTTTCATCCCGAGGTGACCCTTGAAGAGGTCAAGGCCCTCGCCTCGGTGATGACGGTGAAATGTGCGCTGGTTCAGGTGCCCTTTGGCGGCGCCAAGGGCGGGATTAGCATGTCGCCGGGGGACTATTCGCGCGATGAGTTGGAGCGGATCTCGCGGCGCTTTGTCCACGACCTGGGCAATAATATCGGGCCCGAATACGATATTCCGGCCCCGGATGTGGGCACCAATAGCCAGATTATGGTCTGGATGATGGACACCTACCTCAACACCCATAGCCGCAAGGATAAGAACGCGCATAAAGGGGTGGTGACCGGAAAGACGCTGTCTTCCGGCGGCAGCCGCGGGCGCAGCAAGGCGACCGGGCAGGGCGCGGTCTATTGCATTCAGGAGTGGGCCAGCGAGCATAATGTGCGCCTGGAAGGGTGCCGCTATATCGTGCAGGGCTTTGGCAACGTCGGCAGCAAGACCGCGATTTTGTTGGAGAAATTGGGCGCGAAACTCGTCGGCGTCCAAGACCACACCGGCAGCATCGCCTTCGCCGACGGGATCTCGGCCTCCGGGCTGGCAGAGTATGTCGCCGAGCACCGCGGCGTCGCCGGGTTCGCGGGCGCCCAGCCCATCGACAATGACGCATTCTGGGATCTCGACTGCGAAATCTGCATCCCGGCCGCCCTGGAGGCCCAGATCAACTCCGCGGTCGCCCGCAGGCTCAGGTGTAAATTGGTGGTCGAGGGCGCGAACGGCCCGACCACCCTGGGCGGCGAGGCCGTGCTGCAGGAGCGTGGCGTCGAGGTCATCCCCGACCTGATGGCCAACGCCGGCGGCGTGGTGGTCAGCTATTTCGAGTGGCTCCAGAATAAGCGCACCGAATCCTGGCCGCTCGAAAAGGTCGACGCACGCCTGGGCCAGATGATGCGCCAGGCCTATAAGGAGATGCGCACCTTCGCGATTGAGCGAGGTGTTGATAATCGCACGGCTGCGCTGGCGGTCGCGATTCAGCGAATTAACCAGGTCTATTTGGAGCGTGGAATCTTCCCGTGA
- a CDS encoding hydantoinase/oxoprolinase family protein has translation MNNPTTPKPQPTPTAQDSPGDRRQVAGVDTGGTFSDIILREDAPDGSSRVVIHKTLSTPEDPSRAIAQGIAHAAADLKPAASLHLIHGTTVATNALLERRGARVALVTTAGFEDLLELRRQDRPELYNFQIKREPPLVAAPQCFGLRERMAYDGEVLGALEDAEIERVLDALEVGCDGAPFEAVSVCLLHAYANPAHEQRLGRAIAARFPKMHLSLSHEVLPEFREYERASTTTINAYVGPVMARYLHALEGRVAAERIEILQSSGGRCELEFAARFPVNTVLSGPAGGVVGAFAAAEEVGMERIITFDMGGTSSDISLCDAEVPLSAHAEIGELPVDVATLDVRTVGAGGGSIAWVDAGGALRVGPRSAGALPGPACYGRGGVEPTVTDAHVYLGRVRPERFLGGEMTLQAEASRVAIEKLAAELGLEAEAVAQGILEVADANMVRAMKVISLEQGHDPRDFALVAFGGAGGLHACRLAEKIDISTVLIPRNPGLLSAQGMLNADAQRLYSETFLRPLAELLREDDASPNSLRAAVTALSQRARQDLLGPGAVEDASLRYEYSLDLRYEAQSFELNIALPGALDSGELQDPSEDFERQHERLYGYRAPGRAIEVVALRLRAFIPVERVASAQPARASAAAAFPWEDIRVGFRQGRLSAKLIARDDLAEGCEFDGPAVISEYSGTTVVEPGWSVRVSQSHLILTRPDAP, from the coding sequence GTGAATAACCCGACTACACCCAAGCCGCAGCCTACTCCCACCGCCCAAGACTCCCCCGGCGACCGGCGCCAGGTCGCGGGTGTAGACACCGGGGGCACCTTCAGCGATATCATTCTGCGCGAGGACGCCCCCGACGGCTCCAGCCGGGTGGTGATTCACAAGACACTCTCCACCCCGGAAGACCCCTCTCGAGCCATCGCCCAGGGGATTGCGCACGCCGCCGCCGACCTTAAACCGGCGGCGTCGCTGCATCTAATCCACGGCACCACGGTCGCCACCAACGCCTTGCTGGAGCGCCGCGGCGCGCGCGTCGCGCTGGTGACCACCGCGGGGTTTGAAGACCTGCTGGAGCTGCGCCGCCAGGACCGCCCCGAGCTCTATAATTTTCAGATCAAGCGCGAGCCTCCGCTGGTCGCCGCGCCCCAATGCTTCGGGCTGCGCGAGCGCATGGCCTATGACGGCGAGGTCTTGGGCGCATTAGAAGATGCCGAGATTGAGCGAGTCCTCGACGCGCTGGAGGTTGGCTGCGACGGCGCGCCGTTTGAGGCGGTGAGCGTCTGCCTGCTGCACGCCTACGCGAACCCCGCCCATGAGCAGCGCCTCGGGCGCGCCATCGCGGCGAGGTTCCCGAAGATGCATCTTTCGCTAAGCCACGAGGTTCTCCCCGAATTTCGTGAATATGAGCGCGCCTCGACGACCACGATTAACGCCTATGTTGGGCCGGTGATGGCGCGCTATCTGCACGCCCTGGAGGGGCGCGTGGCGGCCGAGCGCATCGAGATTTTGCAATCCAGCGGCGGGCGTTGCGAGTTGGAGTTTGCGGCGCGATTCCCGGTTAATACCGTTCTTTCGGGGCCGGCTGGTGGTGTCGTCGGGGCGTTTGCCGCGGCCGAAGAGGTCGGCATGGAGCGCATCATCACCTTTGATATGGGCGGCACGTCGAGCGATATCAGCCTATGCGACGCCGAGGTTCCGCTGAGCGCCCACGCCGAGATTGGCGAACTCCCGGTGGACGTGGCGACCCTGGATGTTCGAACGGTGGGCGCGGGCGGGGGCTCCATCGCCTGGGTCGACGCGGGCGGGGCGCTCAGGGTTGGGCCGCGCAGCGCCGGCGCGCTGCCGGGGCCGGCTTGCTACGGGCGAGGCGGCGTCGAGCCGACGGTAACCGACGCGCATGTCTATTTGGGGCGCGTGCGCCCGGAGCGTTTTCTGGGCGGCGAGATGACGCTGCAGGCCGAGGCCTCGCGGGTGGCGATTGAGAAGTTGGCCGCCGAGCTTGGGCTCGAGGCCGAGGCGGTCGCCCAGGGCATCTTGGAGGTCGCCGACGCCAATATGGTGCGGGCGATGAAGGTGATTTCGCTCGAGCAGGGCCACGACCCGCGCGACTTCGCGCTGGTCGCCTTTGGCGGCGCGGGCGGGCTGCACGCCTGCCGTTTGGCCGAGAAGATCGACATCTCGACCGTGCTGATTCCGCGCAATCCGGGGCTATTGTCGGCCCAGGGCATGCTCAACGCCGACGCCCAGCGCCTCTATAGCGAGACCTTCTTGCGCCCCCTGGCCGAGCTTCTTCGCGAAGACGACGCCTCGCCAAACTCACTGCGCGCAGCGGTCACCGCGCTCAGCCAGCGCGCGCGCCAAGACCTGCTCGGCCCCGGCGCGGTTGAGGACGCATCGCTGCGCTACGAGTACTCCCTCGATTTACGCTATGAGGCGCAGAGTTTTGAGCTCAATATTGCGCTCCCAGGGGCGCTCGATTCGGGCGAATTGCAAGACCCGAGCGAAGACTTCGAGCGCCAGCACGAGCGCCTCTACGGATACCGCGCGCCCGGGCGCGCCATCGAAGTCGTGGCGCTGCGGCTGCGCGCGTTCATCCCCGTTGAGCGCGTTGCTTCGGCGCAGCCTGCGCGCGCGAGCGCGGCTGCCGCATTTCCCTGGGAAGACATCCGCGTCGGCTTTCGCCAGGGCCGCCTCTCGGCGAAGCTCATCGCCCGAGACGACCTCGCCGAAGGCTGCGAATTCGACGGCCCCGCGGTCATCAGCGAATATAGCGGCACGACCGTGGTCGAGCCCGGCTGGAGCGTTCGTGTGAGCCAGTCACACCTCATCCTGACGCGCCCGGATGCCCCGTAA